One window of the Longimicrobium sp. genome contains the following:
- a CDS encoding AI-2E family transporter: protein MPARHPSETPSPYSVLIATIFAILLLLFVYSVADVLLMVFVAALFSLYLGGIADFLQARMNMPRGVGLACAVLFTVLLATGIGFLVVPPVLQQTQELVTALPNEITGWTASLQGLVNRYPILASIIHPDEVARQLSGIVGSASKVVPAVLNFLHAFIDLSGILVMGIYLASRPEVYREGVIALAPPVHRELVRDILLDLKRSLRAWIGGQMIAMFFLGVLTWIGLELLDVPFSLAFGVFTGVAVLVPFFGSLLSTILPAILVVGQGGIVQALLVVLLGVVIHVIEGNIIHPIVMERRVHLPPVLSITSVLVMGELLGFIGLLVAVPVLATTMVIVRRIYIHRLLEGKGFRRFVRDAPTEIRLPEGVLRVDPAVVSIPAILEEAGAAPR from the coding sequence ATGCCCGCGCGACACCCGTCGGAAACGCCCTCGCCCTACAGCGTGCTGATCGCCACGATCTTCGCGATCCTGCTGCTGCTGTTCGTGTACAGCGTGGCCGACGTGCTGCTGATGGTGTTCGTGGCCGCGCTCTTCTCGCTGTACCTGGGCGGCATCGCCGACTTCCTGCAGGCGCGGATGAACATGCCGCGCGGGGTGGGGCTGGCCTGCGCGGTCCTCTTCACCGTGCTGCTGGCCACGGGGATCGGCTTCCTGGTCGTCCCCCCGGTGCTGCAGCAGACGCAGGAGCTGGTGACTGCGCTCCCCAACGAGATCACGGGGTGGACCGCCAGCCTGCAGGGGCTGGTGAACCGCTACCCGATCCTGGCCTCGATCATCCATCCCGACGAGGTGGCGCGGCAGCTTTCGGGGATCGTGGGGAGCGCGTCGAAGGTCGTTCCCGCCGTGCTCAACTTCCTGCACGCGTTCATCGACCTCTCCGGCATCCTGGTGATGGGGATCTACCTGGCCTCGCGCCCGGAGGTGTACCGCGAGGGGGTGATCGCGCTGGCGCCGCCGGTGCACCGCGAGCTGGTGCGCGACATCCTGCTCGACCTCAAGCGCAGCCTGCGCGCGTGGATCGGCGGGCAGATGATCGCCATGTTCTTCCTGGGCGTGCTCACCTGGATCGGCCTGGAGCTCCTCGACGTCCCGTTCTCGCTGGCCTTCGGCGTGTTCACGGGCGTGGCCGTGCTGGTGCCGTTCTTCGGCTCGCTCCTTTCCACCATCCTGCCCGCCATCCTGGTGGTGGGGCAGGGGGGGATCGTGCAGGCGCTGCTGGTGGTGCTCCTCGGCGTGGTGATCCACGTGATCGAGGGGAACATCATCCACCCCATCGTGATGGAGCGGCGGGTGCACCTGCCGCCGGTGCTCTCCATCACCAGCGTGCTGGTGATGGGCGAGCTGCTGGGCTTCATCGGCCTCCTCGTCGCCGTTCCCGTGCTGGCCACGACGATGGTGATCGTGCGCCGCATCTACATCCACCGCCTGCTCGAGGGGAAGGGCTTCCGCCGCTTCGTCCGCGACGCGCCCACGGAGATCCGTCTCCCCGAAGGCGTGCTCCGGGTCGACCCGGCGGTGGTCAGCATCCCCGCGATCCTCGAGGAGGCGGGCGCGGCACCAAGGTAA
- a CDS encoding DUF1611 domain-containing protein, with the protein MLDAQDALSGYRYLVLAEGLFGPQTSKTANSAVRYLPDRVLAVVDSRHAGKTVGEILGFGGAIPVLRTVEEGLGMGATALLIGIAPQGGQLPESWRPMLHAAIDAGLDVVSGLHFHLSDDDELRGRAARRGVAIHDLRRPPADLPVSTGQARLVDALVVHTVGTDCNIGKMTAALQIRDALAARGTRVGFAATGQTGILIEGWGISVDAVVADFVGGASERLVLRAAEGNDVVLVEGQGSLVHPGYSGVTLGLLHGSMPDAMILCHQPSRQCPWNAARKYDWMRLPTVPEMIRICEGAIAPLRESRVIGIALNTWDLTDDQARDEARKLEELTGLPTTDPVRFDPSPLADAILAAVERKRAARREMAAA; encoded by the coding sequence ATGCTCGACGCTCAGGACGCGCTTTCCGGCTACCGCTACCTGGTGCTGGCCGAGGGGCTTTTCGGGCCGCAGACGAGCAAGACGGCCAACAGCGCCGTGCGCTACCTTCCCGACCGCGTGCTGGCCGTGGTCGACTCGCGCCACGCCGGGAAGACGGTGGGCGAGATCCTCGGCTTCGGTGGTGCCATCCCCGTGCTGCGGACGGTGGAGGAGGGGCTGGGGATGGGCGCCACGGCGCTGCTGATCGGCATCGCGCCGCAGGGCGGGCAGCTGCCGGAGAGCTGGCGGCCGATGCTGCACGCGGCCATCGACGCGGGGCTCGACGTGGTCAGCGGCCTGCACTTCCACCTGTCGGACGATGACGAGCTGCGCGGGCGCGCGGCACGTCGCGGGGTGGCAATCCACGACCTGCGCAGGCCGCCGGCGGACCTCCCCGTCTCCACCGGGCAGGCGCGGCTGGTGGACGCGCTGGTGGTGCACACCGTGGGGACGGACTGCAACATCGGGAAGATGACGGCGGCGCTGCAGATCCGCGACGCGCTGGCGGCGCGCGGCACGCGGGTGGGCTTCGCCGCCACCGGGCAGACGGGGATCCTGATCGAGGGGTGGGGGATCTCGGTGGACGCGGTGGTGGCCGACTTCGTGGGCGGCGCGTCGGAGCGGCTGGTGCTGCGCGCGGCGGAGGGGAACGACGTGGTGCTGGTGGAGGGGCAGGGCTCTCTCGTGCACCCCGGCTACTCGGGGGTCACGCTGGGGCTGCTGCACGGGTCGATGCCCGACGCGATGATCCTCTGCCACCAGCCGTCGCGCCAGTGCCCGTGGAACGCCGCGCGCAAGTACGACTGGATGCGGCTTCCCACCGTGCCGGAGATGATCCGCATCTGCGAAGGCGCCATCGCCCCGCTCCGCGAGAGCCGGGTGATCGGGATCGCGCTGAACACCTGGGACCTGACCGACGACCAGGCGCGCGACGAGGCGCGGAAGCTGGAGGAGCTCACCGGCCTCCCCACCACCGACCCGGTGCGCTTCGACCCGTCGCCCCTCGCCGACGCGATCCTCGCCGCGGTCGAGCGGAAGCGCGCCGCGCGGAGGGAGATGGCGGCGGCGTGA
- a CDS encoding DUF433 domain-containing protein, with amino-acid sequence MDLEGVIHRDPDILGGTPVFVGTRVPLQNLLDYISAGDTLDDFLRSFPTVTRAQAMAALARIRSEPER; translated from the coding sequence ATGGATCTTGAGGGCGTGATTCACCGCGATCCCGACATCCTCGGCGGAACACCGGTGTTCGTCGGCACCCGCGTTCCGTTGCAGAACCTGCTCGATTACATCAGTGCCGGAGACACGCTCGACGATTTCCTCCGTTCGTTCCCGACAGTGACTCGCGCCCAAGCAATGGCAGCCCTGGCGAGAATCAGATCGGAGCCCGAGCGTTGA
- a CDS encoding aspartyl protease family protein, whose protein sequence is MRTPLAGTTAILAATLAHAPLGSAAIASPIPVTSPVAEIPFELLGDHIVLEATVNGVAGRLILDTGSSVSSLDAEWAQSAAGVAARGAGRAQGSADVQISIGQAASIRVGPLEMRDVNVALVPLGPVSRAHGSYVRGTLGFDFIRKYVMEIDYPARRLRLYEPVGYEYGGHGVQVPVTLDLRIPMVRATVTPSGAAPISARLLLDLGSGGLAVRLSAPFVAEHDLLAVTGGITAPIGTGVGGTMVGRIARLGALDVGGLHVSQPTVGLAERREGFFGSTMSDGTVGAPVFRRTKMILDYARSRVIFEAAPGFDAPYEVEMSGMRLGATPGQPVTVDYVIAASPAERAGVAAGDTLLAVDGRPARSGDLERIREMFRVDGKQVRLSLRRGTAPREVTLTTRRML, encoded by the coding sequence ATGCGCACGCCACTCGCCGGCACCACCGCGATCCTCGCCGCCACGCTTGCTCACGCGCCCCTGGGCAGCGCCGCGATCGCATCTCCCATCCCCGTCACCAGCCCGGTGGCGGAGATCCCGTTCGAGCTGCTCGGCGACCACATCGTGCTGGAAGCGACGGTGAACGGCGTCGCGGGGCGGCTCATTCTCGACACGGGCTCCAGCGTGTCGTCACTGGACGCGGAGTGGGCGCAGTCCGCCGCCGGCGTCGCGGCGCGTGGAGCGGGGCGCGCGCAGGGTTCGGCCGATGTGCAGATCTCGATCGGGCAGGCCGCGTCCATCCGCGTGGGGCCGCTGGAGATGCGCGACGTGAACGTGGCGCTGGTGCCGCTCGGGCCGGTCTCGCGCGCCCACGGCTCGTACGTCCGCGGCACGCTGGGCTTCGACTTCATCCGCAAGTACGTGATGGAGATCGACTACCCCGCGCGGCGGCTGCGCCTGTACGAGCCCGTGGGATACGAGTACGGCGGCCACGGCGTGCAGGTGCCCGTCACGCTCGACCTGCGGATCCCGATGGTGCGGGCCACCGTCACCCCGAGCGGCGCCGCGCCGATCTCCGCGCGGCTGCTGCTGGACCTGGGCTCGGGCGGGCTGGCGGTGCGGCTGTCGGCGCCGTTCGTGGCGGAGCACGATCTCCTGGCCGTGACGGGCGGCATCACCGCGCCGATCGGGACCGGTGTGGGTGGAACCATGGTCGGCCGCATCGCGCGGCTCGGCGCGCTGGACGTGGGCGGCCTCCACGTATCGCAGCCGACGGTGGGACTGGCGGAGCGGCGGGAGGGATTCTTCGGCAGCACGATGTCGGACGGTACCGTGGGCGCGCCGGTCTTCCGCCGCACGAAGATGATCCTGGACTACGCGCGCTCGCGGGTGATCTTCGAGGCGGCGCCCGGTTTCGACGCGCCGTACGAGGTGGAGATGAGCGGGATGCGCCTCGGCGCCACGCCCGGCCAGCCGGTGACGGTGGACTACGTGATCGCCGCCAGCCCCGCCGAGCGCGCGGGCGTCGCCGCCGGAGACACGCTGCTCGCCGTCGACGGCCGCCCCGCCCGTTCCGGCGACCTGGAGCGCATCCGCGAGATGTTCAGGGTGGACGGGAAGCAGGTCCGCCTCTCCCTGCGCCGCGGCACCGCCCCGCGCGAAGTCACCCTCACCACGCGCCGGATGCTCTGA
- a CDS encoding oxidative damage protection protein encodes MADVTCVRCGETKPGLAWPPFNSDLGKKIQAEVCQDCWNVWLQRQTALINHYGLNLRDPEARKFLTDQTQEFFFGSGDTEHVDTSKQGTIQW; translated from the coding sequence ATGGCCGACGTCACGTGCGTGCGCTGCGGGGAGACGAAGCCGGGGCTCGCCTGGCCGCCGTTCAACAGCGACCTGGGGAAGAAGATCCAGGCGGAGGTGTGCCAGGACTGCTGGAACGTCTGGCTGCAGCGGCAGACCGCGCTCATCAACCACTACGGCCTGAACCTGCGCGACCCCGAGGCCCGCAAGTTTCTCACCGACCAGACGCAGGAGTTCTTCTTCGGCAGCGGCGACACCGAGCACGTCGACACGTCGAAGCAGGGCACCATCCAGTGGTAG
- a CDS encoding diguanylate cyclase, with product MIRSTEHLELLNEIARIATTDLALRPMLQRITDALARSFACEFVACVSIDHARRRFVCEALSSSSPTDVYVGYGRELGSGVVGEVALTGRAIVLDDVSTHANYVDTLPGTRAELCVPVRHQGETVALLNLESPRPGAFRDQLPLLETVAEQVAGAIASARLHEELQRRARLLEMVGEVTRAAMDAGELGLLLRRVVTYVYERFPLVLTTILLADLEAGEISGTAYAGSVSGKVRRGSRWPMTHGVVGRAMRSGEPQLVLDVAADPDYVRANDAVVAEYAVPIRYRDRMLGVLNLESASAEVFSPENQVVFRTIAGQVAGAIHMASVNQELEEANERLLEANRRLERLSQLDSLTEIANRRVFDEALATEWRRCGRGETPLSLVMVDVDCFKDYNDRFGHRRGDESLRLVAHALRDAANRAGDLVARYGGEEFGLLLPGMDAEHAYAFAETLRARVEALGIPHPTSCVAPVVTISAGAASLVPRKELSRGALVEAADRALYRAKRRGRNRVVVG from the coding sequence ATGATCCGATCCACGGAGCACCTGGAGCTCCTGAACGAGATCGCCCGCATCGCCACCACGGACCTGGCGCTGCGTCCCATGCTGCAGCGCATCACCGACGCGCTGGCGCGCAGCTTCGCGTGCGAGTTCGTGGCGTGCGTCTCCATCGACCACGCGCGCCGCCGCTTCGTGTGCGAGGCGCTGTCGTCGTCGTCGCCCACCGACGTGTACGTGGGGTACGGGCGCGAGCTGGGGAGCGGCGTGGTGGGCGAGGTGGCGCTCACCGGCCGCGCCATCGTGCTCGACGACGTGAGCACGCACGCCAACTACGTCGACACGCTCCCCGGAACGCGCGCGGAGCTGTGCGTGCCCGTGCGCCACCAGGGCGAGACGGTGGCGCTGCTGAACCTGGAGAGTCCGCGCCCCGGCGCCTTCCGCGACCAGCTGCCGCTGCTGGAGACGGTGGCCGAGCAGGTGGCCGGCGCCATCGCCAGCGCGCGGCTGCACGAGGAGCTGCAGCGCCGCGCCCGGCTGCTGGAGATGGTGGGCGAGGTCACCCGCGCCGCCATGGACGCGGGCGAGCTGGGGCTGCTCCTGCGGCGCGTGGTCACCTACGTGTACGAGCGCTTCCCCCTGGTGCTGACGACGATCCTCCTGGCCGACCTGGAAGCGGGGGAGATCAGCGGGACGGCGTACGCCGGCAGCGTCTCGGGGAAGGTGCGCCGCGGCAGCCGCTGGCCCATGACCCACGGCGTGGTGGGCCGCGCGATGCGCTCGGGCGAGCCGCAGCTGGTGCTGGACGTGGCGGCCGACCCCGACTACGTGCGCGCCAACGACGCCGTGGTGGCCGAGTACGCGGTGCCGATCCGCTACCGCGACCGGATGCTGGGCGTGCTGAACCTGGAGAGCGCCAGCGCCGAGGTGTTCAGCCCCGAGAACCAGGTGGTGTTCCGCACCATCGCCGGGCAGGTGGCGGGCGCCATCCACATGGCCAGCGTGAACCAGGAGCTGGAGGAGGCCAACGAGCGGCTGCTGGAGGCCAACCGCCGCCTCGAGCGCCTGTCGCAGCTGGACTCGCTGACCGAGATCGCCAACCGCCGCGTGTTCGACGAGGCGCTGGCCACCGAGTGGCGCCGCTGCGGCCGCGGCGAGACGCCGCTGTCGCTGGTGATGGTGGACGTCGACTGCTTCAAGGACTACAACGACCGCTTCGGCCACCGCCGCGGCGACGAGTCGCTCCGCCTGGTGGCCCACGCGCTGCGCGACGCCGCGAACCGCGCCGGCGACCTGGTGGCGCGCTACGGCGGCGAGGAGTTCGGCCTGCTCCTTCCCGGGATGGACGCGGAGCACGCCTACGCCTTCGCCGAGACGCTGCGGGCGCGGGTGGAGGCGCTCGGCATCCCGCACCCCACCTCGTGCGTGGCGCCGGTGGTGACGATCAGCGCCGGCGCCGCCTCGCTGGTCCCGCGCAAGGAGCTGTCGCGCGGCGCGCTGGTGGAGGCCGCCGACCGGGCCCTCTATCGCGCCAAGCGCCGCGGCCGCAACCGCGTCGTGGTGGGGTAA
- a CDS encoding PAS domain-containing sensor histidine kinase translates to MQGSADAARLFAGEGEMRALYREKDWAATPLGPVEAWPAALRVAVGITLRSAFPGIVLWGPELVQLYNDGYIQFMGVKHPWGLGIANRECWPEVWEFNEPIFRRVLAGETVYLEDQLYRLHRRGLDQPPDDVFITLCISPAVDEQGEVRGITITLIDTTDQVLGRRSQDALAASEARFRNVLEQAPIAVAVMEGPEHVFTLVSPRYAVTPGAGRRLVGLPVREAFPEIEEQGLPAIIDRVYQTGEPYFAAERRVWLDRDRDGLVEEYFFDVGYQPLRDTSGEVYAVASVAADVTAQVRARLEVEAHRRDAERARQHLTRTFEQAPVPIAVLEGPEHVFTLANPPYRALVGGRELDGRPVREAFPELADEGIFELLDRVYASGEAFVADELEVPLQRRPGAELEERVLNFVYQPLRDAEGAVYAISAVAIDVTDQVRGREMAEAANRAKAEFLASMSHELRTPLNAIAGYADLLLMGLRGELAPDARADVERMRRSGQHLLSLINDILNFARIEAGQLSYQLERVPVAGLLADLEVLVAPQVAQRRLAYQSRRGEGGLSVHADEEKTRQILLNLVTNAIKFTEPGGSIRVSYHRADRGVRISVSDTGRGIPPEQQERIFDPFVQVDRHLTVESQQGVGLGLAISRDLARGMGGDLGVRSTPGEGSTFTLWLPAHVETKGEDAMAEAAAAGS, encoded by the coding sequence ATGCAGGGAAGTGCGGACGCCGCGCGGCTCTTCGCGGGCGAGGGGGAGATGCGCGCGCTGTACCGCGAGAAGGACTGGGCGGCCACGCCGCTCGGCCCCGTGGAGGCGTGGCCCGCCGCGCTGCGCGTGGCGGTGGGGATCACGCTACGCTCGGCGTTTCCGGGGATCGTGCTGTGGGGGCCGGAGCTGGTGCAGCTGTACAACGACGGCTACATCCAGTTCATGGGGGTCAAGCACCCGTGGGGGCTGGGGATCGCCAACCGCGAGTGCTGGCCGGAGGTGTGGGAGTTCAACGAGCCCATCTTCCGCCGCGTGCTCGCGGGCGAGACCGTCTACCTCGAGGACCAGCTCTACCGCCTGCACCGCCGCGGCCTCGACCAGCCGCCCGACGACGTCTTCATCACCCTCTGCATCAGCCCGGCGGTGGACGAGCAGGGGGAAGTCCGCGGCATCACCATCACCCTGATCGACACCACCGACCAGGTGCTGGGGCGCCGCTCGCAGGACGCGCTGGCCGCCAGCGAGGCGCGCTTCCGCAACGTGCTGGAGCAGGCGCCCATCGCGGTGGCGGTGATGGAGGGGCCGGAGCACGTCTTCACGCTGGTGAGCCCGCGCTACGCGGTGACACCGGGCGCGGGACGCCGTCTCGTCGGGCTCCCCGTGCGCGAGGCGTTCCCGGAGATCGAGGAGCAGGGGCTGCCGGCGATCATCGACCGCGTCTACCAGACGGGCGAGCCGTACTTCGCCGCCGAGCGCCGGGTGTGGCTGGACCGCGACCGCGACGGGCTGGTGGAGGAGTACTTCTTCGACGTGGGCTACCAGCCGCTGCGCGACACCTCGGGGGAGGTGTACGCGGTGGCCAGCGTGGCGGCGGACGTCACCGCGCAGGTGCGGGCGCGGCTGGAGGTGGAGGCGCACCGCCGCGACGCCGAGCGCGCGCGCCAGCACCTGACGCGCACCTTCGAGCAGGCGCCCGTGCCCATCGCCGTGCTCGAGGGGCCCGAGCACGTGTTCACGCTGGCCAACCCCCCGTACCGCGCGCTGGTGGGCGGGCGGGAGCTCGACGGCCGCCCGGTGCGCGAGGCGTTCCCCGAGCTGGCGGACGAGGGGATCTTCGAGCTGCTCGACCGCGTCTATGCGTCCGGCGAGGCGTTCGTGGCCGACGAGCTCGAGGTGCCGCTGCAGCGCCGCCCCGGCGCCGAGCTCGAGGAGCGCGTCCTCAACTTCGTCTACCAGCCGCTGCGCGACGCCGAGGGCGCGGTGTACGCGATCTCCGCCGTCGCGATCGACGTGACCGACCAGGTGCGGGGGCGGGAGATGGCCGAGGCGGCCAACCGCGCCAAGGCCGAGTTCCTGGCCAGCATGAGCCACGAGCTGCGCACGCCGCTGAACGCCATCGCGGGATACGCCGACCTGCTGCTGATGGGGCTGCGCGGCGAGCTGGCGCCCGACGCGCGCGCCGACGTGGAGCGGATGCGCCGCAGCGGCCAGCACCTGCTGTCGCTGATCAACGACATCCTGAACTTCGCGCGGATCGAGGCGGGGCAGCTGAGCTATCAGCTGGAGCGCGTTCCCGTGGCCGGGCTGCTGGCGGACCTGGAGGTGCTGGTGGCGCCGCAGGTGGCGCAGCGCCGGCTCGCGTACCAGTCGCGGCGCGGCGAGGGCGGGCTGTCGGTGCACGCGGACGAGGAGAAGACGCGGCAGATCCTGCTCAACCTGGTCACCAACGCCATCAAGTTCACCGAGCCGGGCGGGTCGATCCGCGTCTCGTACCACCGCGCGGATCGTGGCGTGCGCATCTCGGTGAGCGACACCGGGCGCGGGATCCCGCCGGAGCAGCAGGAGCGCATCTTCGACCCCTTCGTGCAAGTGGACCGCCATCTCACGGTCGAGAGCCAGCAGGGCGTGGGGCTGGGCCTCGCCATCAGCCGCGACCTGGCGCGCGGGATGGGCGGCGACCTGGGCGTCCGCAGCACCCCCGGCGAGGGGAGCACCTTCACCCTCTGGCTCCCCGCCCACGTAGAGACGAAGGGGGAGGATGCGATGGCGGAGGCGGCCGCGGCGGGATCGTGA